In Nocardioides sp. InS609-2, a single genomic region encodes these proteins:
- a CDS encoding ABC transporter ATP-binding protein has translation MGAIEVIDLAKAYGELRAVDGVSFEVAEGEFFGILGPNGAGKTTTLEMIEGLRKPDAGTVTVLGEKPWPRNPRLLPRMGVQLQASSFFERLTAREQIHTFAALYGVPPGRGDEWLERVGLEDKVDSRVEDLSGGQMQRLSIACALVPDPDVVFLDEPTAALDPQARRNLWDLLAGLNDSGRTVVLTTHYMDEAEVLCDRVAIMDHGKVLKLDTPRQLIRSLDAPTRITVAAGQLEQREAESMPGIEKAHTDTDGLVLTTREPAVVLTRLADGGHLDGIAVASGTLEDVFLDVTGREYRA, from the coding sequence ATGGGAGCCATCGAGGTCATTGACCTCGCCAAGGCCTACGGGGAGCTAAGAGCGGTTGACGGGGTGAGTTTCGAGGTCGCCGAAGGAGAGTTCTTCGGTATCCTCGGACCCAACGGTGCGGGCAAGACCACCACCCTGGAGATGATCGAGGGCCTCCGGAAGCCGGACGCGGGGACCGTCACCGTGCTGGGGGAGAAGCCCTGGCCACGCAACCCGCGACTGCTGCCGAGGATGGGGGTGCAGCTCCAGGCGTCGTCGTTCTTCGAACGGCTCACGGCCCGCGAGCAGATCCACACCTTCGCCGCGTTGTACGGCGTCCCGCCGGGACGCGGCGACGAGTGGCTCGAACGCGTGGGACTCGAGGACAAGGTCGACTCCCGGGTCGAGGACCTGTCTGGTGGCCAGATGCAGCGGCTGTCGATCGCCTGCGCGCTGGTGCCCGATCCCGACGTGGTGTTCCTCGACGAGCCGACGGCGGCGCTCGACCCGCAGGCCCGGCGCAACCTCTGGGACCTGCTCGCCGGACTCAACGACTCCGGCCGCACCGTCGTCCTCACCACGCACTACATGGACGAGGCCGAGGTGCTGTGTGACCGGGTCGCGATCATGGACCACGGCAAGGTGCTCAAGCTCGACACCCCGCGCCAGCTGATCCGGTCGCTCGACGCGCCGACCCGGATCACCGTGGCCGCCGGCCAGCTCGAGCAGAGGGAGGCCGAGTCGATGCCCGGCATCGAGAAGGCTCACACCGACACCGACGGGCTGGTGCTCACGACACGCGAGCCGGCCGTCGTACTCACGAGGCTGGCGGATGGCGGTCACCTCGACGGGATCGCCGTGGCCTCCGGCACGCTCGAGGACGTCTTCCTCGACGTCACCGGACGGGAGTACCGCGCTTGA
- a CDS encoding NAD-glutamate dehydrogenase, translated as MPTTIEDDKAELIARATDVAHKSSGTGGPPHEVVGSLLRAYYRHVAPEDVSERSGTDLYGALASHYKLAESRPQGRAVVRVSTPGLSDTGWSAGGRSVVEIVTDDMPFLVDSVTMELGRLQRNVHAVIHPQLQVLRDITGTLESVRAVEEGEVAPDDQALAESWMHVEIDRIAGDEGAAEIEQSLRKVLQDVRESVEDWERMQAQIKAIGDELVESPPPLSAEELRQGRDLLKWLSADHFTFLGYREYKLEDDGDDVLLRAVPGTGLGILRADQDMSTSFGKLPTLVKAKAREKTLLVLAKANSRATVHRPAYLDYVGIKKFDANGEVVGERRFLGLFSSGAYTESLTHIPLLREKAAEVQRIAGFDQRSHAGKALMDTLENYPRDELFHTPVEELAPIAENVMYAGERRQLRAFVRRDTYGRYVSVLVYLPRDRYNTGVRERFAQILKDRLGGDSVEFTARVNESSTARVHFVVHPPKGGHIGDIDTSDIERRLAAASRSWRDDFIAAVIGEYGDERGSRLGRSYLESFPEAYKEDFSPATASTDLGRLEAITGGVGLDLALYAHVDAGRGEARLKVFRIGPPLSLSQVLPMLSSMGVEVVDERPYELSALPRQTYIYEFGLRYGRELPEPARRLFVDALRAVWDGYNEIDGFNSLVLGAGLTWRQATVLRAYAKYMRQGNSPFALDYIEGALRGNVDITRLLVQLFESRFDPGKDHLPADAEARVALVEAVQDKLARALDDVVSLDHDRILRSYLTHINATLRTNYFQPATGGGVHDYMSFKMEPSAIPDLPAPRPKYEIFVYSPRVEGVHLRFGAVARGGLRWSDRRDDFRTEVLGLVKAQMVKNTVIVPVGAKGGFFAKQLPDSSDRDAWLAEGVACYKTFICGLLDVTDNLVDGVTVPAPGVVRHDGDDSYLVVAADKGTATFSDIANGVANDYGFWLGDAFASGGSVGYDHKVMGITARGAWVSVQRHFRERGIDCQTEDFTAVGIGDMSGDVFGNGMLCSEHTRLVAAFDHRDIFLDPEPDAASSYAERKRLFDLPRSSWQDYDKSLISSGGGIFSRNLKSIPLNDTVRTALGISGDVPSMTPAELMKAILLAPVDLLWNGGIGTYVKASDETHADAGDKANDAIRVDGGQLRAQCVGEGGNLGFTQLGRIEYARSSRRGEGGRMNTDFIDNSAGVDTSDHEVNIKILLDKVVADGDLTGKQRNTLLAEMTDEVAELVLRDNYEQNLALANAAANAPGLLHVHEDWMKALERRGVLNRELEGLPTTRQVRRLLERGDALSVPELSVLLAWTKIVLAEDLLASDLPDDPFLRADLFAYFPSKMRQGYRTQMLDHPLRRQIIVTQVVNDLVNGAGMTFWPRLAGETGASAADLTRANFVAREIFGSLQLRDDLKSYDNVLPATLQTRMRIEMRTLVERASRWLVNNRRPPLDSESTVTAFEVKVQKVMAELPDLMSGRELGAFVERRDSLVAEGVPEELATRVAVLPPSYALLNVVETAEREGVDPAEVARVHFALGERLGLPALVGRIINLPRDDRWATMARAALRDDLYAVHAQLTAQVLEATTDAESAPARVASWEDADPDQVGRSAATLEEICSDDNPDLARMSVGLRVVRALLATG; from the coding sequence GTGCCCACCACGATCGAGGATGACAAGGCCGAACTGATCGCCAGGGCGACGGACGTCGCCCACAAGAGCTCGGGCACCGGTGGCCCACCGCACGAGGTCGTGGGATCGCTGTTGCGGGCCTACTACCGCCACGTCGCTCCGGAGGACGTCTCCGAGCGCAGCGGGACCGACCTGTACGGCGCCCTGGCGAGCCACTACAAGCTCGCCGAGAGCCGGCCGCAGGGCCGCGCGGTCGTCCGGGTCAGCACGCCCGGCCTCTCCGACACCGGCTGGTCGGCCGGCGGTCGTTCGGTCGTCGAGATCGTCACCGATGACATGCCGTTCCTCGTCGACTCCGTGACGATGGAGCTCGGCCGCCTGCAGCGCAACGTGCACGCCGTGATCCACCCCCAGTTACAGGTGCTGCGCGACATCACCGGCACCCTCGAGAGCGTGCGCGCCGTCGAGGAGGGCGAGGTCGCCCCCGACGACCAGGCGCTGGCCGAGTCGTGGATGCACGTCGAGATCGACCGGATCGCCGGCGACGAGGGCGCCGCCGAGATCGAGCAGTCGCTGCGCAAGGTCCTCCAGGACGTCCGCGAGTCGGTCGAGGACTGGGAGAGGATGCAGGCCCAGATCAAGGCGATCGGCGACGAGCTCGTCGAGTCCCCGCCGCCGCTGTCGGCCGAGGAGCTGCGCCAGGGACGCGACCTGCTGAAGTGGCTGTCTGCCGACCACTTCACCTTCCTCGGCTACCGCGAGTACAAGCTCGAGGACGACGGCGACGACGTGCTGCTGCGCGCCGTACCCGGCACCGGCCTCGGGATCCTGCGCGCCGACCAGGACATGTCGACGTCGTTCGGCAAGCTCCCCACGCTGGTCAAGGCGAAGGCACGCGAGAAGACGCTGCTCGTGCTCGCCAAGGCCAACTCGCGGGCGACCGTGCACCGGCCGGCCTACCTCGACTACGTCGGCATCAAGAAGTTCGACGCCAACGGTGAGGTCGTGGGGGAGCGCCGCTTCCTCGGGCTGTTCTCCAGCGGCGCCTACACCGAGTCGCTGACGCATATCCCGCTGCTCCGTGAGAAGGCCGCCGAGGTGCAGCGCATTGCGGGCTTCGACCAGCGCAGCCACGCCGGCAAGGCCCTGATGGACACCCTCGAGAACTACCCGCGCGACGAGCTCTTCCACACTCCCGTCGAGGAGCTCGCGCCGATCGCCGAGAACGTCATGTACGCCGGCGAGCGGCGTCAGCTGCGGGCGTTCGTCCGTCGCGACACCTACGGCCGCTACGTCTCGGTGCTCGTCTACCTACCCCGCGACCGCTACAACACCGGCGTCCGCGAGCGCTTCGCGCAGATCCTCAAGGACCGTCTCGGCGGCGACTCCGTGGAGTTCACCGCACGTGTCAACGAGTCGTCGACGGCGCGCGTGCACTTCGTCGTACACCCGCCCAAGGGTGGCCACATCGGCGACATCGACACCTCCGACATCGAGCGCCGGCTGGCCGCCGCCTCGCGCTCGTGGCGCGACGACTTCATCGCCGCCGTCATCGGAGAGTACGGCGACGAGCGGGGCTCGCGGCTCGGCCGCTCCTACCTGGAGTCGTTCCCCGAGGCCTACAAGGAGGACTTCAGCCCGGCCACCGCCTCCACGGACCTCGGCCGGCTGGAAGCCATCACGGGCGGCGTGGGGCTCGACCTCGCGCTCTACGCCCATGTCGACGCGGGCCGCGGCGAGGCCCGGCTCAAGGTCTTCCGCATCGGACCGCCGCTGTCGCTGTCGCAGGTGCTGCCGATGCTGTCGTCGATGGGTGTCGAGGTGGTCGACGAGCGGCCCTACGAGCTCAGTGCCCTGCCCCGCCAGACCTACATCTACGAGTTCGGGCTTCGCTACGGCCGTGAGCTGCCCGAGCCCGCCCGCAGGCTGTTCGTCGACGCGCTGCGTGCCGTCTGGGACGGCTACAACGAGATCGACGGCTTCAACTCACTGGTGCTCGGGGCCGGGCTGACGTGGCGCCAGGCCACGGTGCTGCGCGCCTATGCGAAGTACATGAGGCAGGGCAACTCGCCTTTCGCCCTCGACTACATCGAGGGCGCGCTGCGCGGCAACGTCGACATCACCCGGCTGCTCGTCCAGCTCTTCGAGTCCCGCTTCGACCCCGGCAAGGACCACCTGCCGGCCGACGCGGAGGCCCGGGTCGCCCTCGTCGAAGCGGTGCAGGACAAGCTGGCCAGGGCTCTCGACGACGTCGTCAGCCTCGACCACGACCGCATCCTGCGCTCCTACCTGACCCACATCAACGCGACGCTGCGCACCAACTACTTCCAGCCCGCCACCGGTGGCGGCGTGCACGACTACATGTCGTTCAAGATGGAGCCGTCGGCCATCCCCGACCTGCCCGCGCCGCGGCCGAAGTACGAGATCTTCGTCTACAGCCCGCGGGTCGAGGGCGTGCACCTGCGCTTCGGCGCGGTGGCGCGTGGTGGCCTGCGCTGGTCCGACCGACGCGACGACTTCCGCACCGAGGTGCTCGGCCTGGTGAAGGCGCAGATGGTGAAGAACACCGTGATCGTGCCGGTCGGCGCGAAGGGCGGATTCTTCGCCAAGCAGCTGCCCGACTCCTCCGACCGCGACGCGTGGCTCGCCGAGGGCGTGGCCTGCTACAAGACGTTCATCTGCGGGCTGCTCGACGTCACCGACAACCTCGTCGACGGCGTGACGGTGCCGGCGCCCGGCGTCGTACGCCATGACGGTGACGACTCCTACCTCGTCGTCGCCGCCGACAAGGGCACCGCGACGTTCTCCGACATCGCCAACGGCGTGGCCAACGACTACGGCTTCTGGCTGGGGGACGCGTTCGCCTCCGGTGGCTCGGTCGGTTACGACCACAAGGTCATGGGCATCACCGCGCGCGGCGCGTGGGTCTCGGTGCAGCGGCACTTCCGCGAGCGCGGCATCGACTGCCAGACCGAGGACTTCACCGCCGTCGGCATCGGCGACATGTCGGGCGACGTGTTCGGCAACGGCATGCTCTGCTCCGAGCACACCCGGCTCGTGGCCGCCTTCGACCACCGCGACATCTTCCTCGACCCAGAGCCTGACGCCGCCTCGTCGTACGCCGAGCGCAAGCGTCTCTTCGACCTGCCCCGCTCGAGCTGGCAGGACTACGACAAGAGCCTGATCTCCTCGGGCGGCGGCATCTTCAGCCGCAACCTGAAGTCGATCCCGCTCAACGACACCGTGCGCACCGCCCTCGGCATCTCCGGCGACGTGCCGAGCATGACGCCCGCCGAGCTGATGAAGGCGATCCTGCTGGCGCCGGTCGACCTGCTCTGGAACGGCGGCATCGGCACCTACGTCAAGGCGTCCGACGAGACGCATGCCGACGCCGGAGACAAGGCCAACGACGCGATCCGCGTCGACGGTGGGCAGCTGCGCGCCCAGTGCGTCGGCGAGGGTGGCAACCTGGGCTTCACCCAGCTCGGCCGCATCGAGTACGCCCGGTCGTCCCGGCGCGGTGAGGGTGGCCGGATGAACACCGACTTCATCGACAACTCCGCCGGCGTCGACACCTCCGACCACGAGGTGAACATCAAGATCCTGCTCGACAAGGTCGTGGCCGACGGCGACCTGACCGGCAAGCAGCGCAACACGTTGCTCGCCGAGATGACCGACGAGGTCGCCGAGCTGGTGCTGCGCGACAACTACGAGCAGAACCTCGCGCTGGCCAACGCCGCCGCCAACGCGCCCGGGCTGCTGCACGTGCACGAGGACTGGATGAAGGCGCTCGAGCGCCGCGGCGTGCTCAACCGTGAGCTCGAGGGCCTGCCGACCACCCGGCAGGTACGCCGCCTCCTCGAGCGCGGTGACGCGCTGTCCGTGCCGGAGCTGTCGGTGCTGCTCGCCTGGACCAAGATCGTGCTGGCCGAGGACCTGCTGGCCTCCGACCTGCCCGACGACCCGTTCCTACGCGCCGACCTCTTCGCCTACTTCCCGTCGAAGATGCGGCAGGGCTACCGCACCCAGATGCTCGACCACCCGCTGCGCCGCCAGATCATCGTGACCCAGGTCGTCAACGACCTGGTCAACGGCGCCGGCATGACGTTCTGGCCGCGGCTGGCCGGCGAGACCGGCGCCAGCGCGGCCGACCTGACCCGGGCCAACTTCGTGGCCCGCGAGATCTTCGGGTCGCTACAGCTGCGTGACGACCTGAAGTCCTACGACAACGTGCTGCCCGCGACGTTGCAGACACGGATGCGCATCGAGATGCGCACCCTGGTCGAGCGCGCCTCGCGGTGGCTGGTCAACAACCGGCGTCCTCCGCTCGACAGTGAGTCGACCGTCACGGCCTTCGAGGTGAAGGTGCAGAAGGTGATGGCCGAGCTGCCCGACCTGATGAGCGGACGCGAACTCGGTGCGTTCGTCGAGCGTCGCGACTCGCTGGTGGCCGAAGGGGTGCCCGAGGAGCTCGCCACCCGGGTGGCCGTGCTGCCGCCGTCGTACGCACTGCTCAACGTCGTCGAGACCGCAGAGCGCGAGGGTGTCGACCCGGCCGAGGTGGCGCGCGTGCACTTCGCGCTCGGCGAGCGACTCGGCCTGCCGGCGCTCGTGGGCCGCATCATCAACCTCCCGCGTGATGACCGCTGGGCCACGATGGCGCGGGCCGCACTGCGCGACGACCTGTATGCCGTGCATGCACAGCTGACCGCGCAGGTGCTCGAGGCGACGACCGACGCGGAGTCCGCGCCGGCACGGGTTGCCTCGTGGGAGGACGCCGATCCCGACCAGGTGGGGCGGTCCGCCGCGACGCTCGAGGAGATCTGCTCCGACGACAATCCCGACCTCGCGCGCATGTCCGTGGGCCTGCGTGTCGTCCGCGCCCTGCTTGCCACCGGGTGA
- a CDS encoding DUF2505 domain-containing protein, whose product MSKRLTHDLTYDAPLADVAAMLADPAFRERVCDAQGVLRHDVTIEASGEGKHVRIDQVQAARGLPSFAAKFVGDEISIVQDEEWSAAEHAVLTVAIPGKPGEMAGTITLVESGGVTTETVDLTIRVGIPLVGGKIEGVVADMLLKALKSENKVGRDYLS is encoded by the coding sequence ATGAGCAAACGACTGACCCATGATCTGACGTACGACGCGCCGCTGGCCGATGTCGCCGCAATGCTCGCCGACCCGGCGTTTCGTGAGCGGGTGTGCGACGCCCAGGGCGTGCTACGCCACGACGTGACGATCGAGGCCTCCGGCGAGGGCAAGCACGTGCGGATCGACCAGGTGCAGGCGGCCAGGGGTCTCCCGTCGTTCGCGGCCAAGTTCGTCGGCGACGAGATCTCGATCGTGCAGGACGAGGAGTGGTCGGCCGCCGAGCACGCCGTCCTCACCGTCGCTATCCCGGGCAAGCCGGGCGAGATGGCCGGCACCATCACGCTCGTGGAGTCGGGCGGCGTCACCACCGAGACCGTCGACCTGACGATCAGGGTCGGCATCCCGCTGGTCGGCGGCAAGATCGAGGGCGTCGTGGCGGACATGCTGCTCAAGGCACTCAAGTCGGAGAACAAGGTCGGCCGCGACTACCTGTCCTGA
- a CDS encoding alkene reductase, which produces MPDLFEALTVKSWELPNRLVMAPLTRNRADSDGVPGDLAVEYYSQRASAGLIITEGSQPSARGQGYLDTPGFHSAEQIAGWRRVADAVHAEGGRIVAQLMHAGRISHPDNTGGQEIIAPSAIAAPDQMFTAGGPKPFPVPRALETDEIPAAVQEYVTAARNAIEAGLDGVEVHAANGYLIHQFLAPGSNERTDEYGGSPANRARFGIEVTQAVVAAIGADKVGIRISPAHNIQGATEEDPADVEATYTALIEAIAPLGPAYLSVLADPKLDLVQDLRAAFGGVLIANDGFGDVTTRESAQEILDKDLADAVAIGRLFIANPDLPERWATGAELNEPNPDTFYGGGAEGYTDYPFLTR; this is translated from the coding sequence ATGCCTGATCTGTTCGAGGCCCTGACCGTCAAGTCCTGGGAGCTGCCCAACCGCCTGGTGATGGCGCCCCTGACCCGCAACCGAGCCGACTCCGACGGGGTGCCGGGCGACCTCGCCGTCGAGTACTACTCGCAGCGCGCCTCCGCCGGGCTGATCATCACCGAGGGCAGCCAGCCCAGCGCGCGTGGGCAGGGCTACCTCGACACGCCCGGCTTCCACTCCGCCGAGCAGATCGCCGGCTGGCGTCGCGTCGCCGACGCCGTACACGCCGAGGGCGGACGCATCGTCGCCCAACTGATGCACGCAGGCCGCATCTCTCACCCCGACAACACCGGCGGCCAGGAGATCATCGCCCCGAGCGCGATCGCGGCACCAGACCAGATGTTCACCGCCGGCGGCCCCAAGCCGTTCCCGGTGCCGCGCGCCCTCGAGACCGACGAGATCCCCGCTGCTGTGCAGGAGTACGTCACGGCTGCCCGAAACGCGATCGAGGCCGGCCTGGACGGAGTCGAGGTCCACGCCGCCAACGGCTACCTCATCCACCAGTTCCTCGCCCCGGGCTCCAACGAGCGCACCGACGAGTACGGCGGCTCTCCGGCCAACCGGGCCCGCTTCGGCATCGAGGTCACGCAGGCAGTCGTGGCGGCCATCGGCGCTGACAAGGTCGGCATCCGGATCTCCCCAGCCCACAACATCCAGGGCGCCACCGAGGAGGACCCGGCCGACGTCGAGGCGACGTACACGGCGCTCATCGAGGCCATCGCTCCCCTCGGGCCGGCCTACCTCAGCGTGCTGGCCGACCCGAAGCTCGACCTGGTGCAGGACCTGCGCGCGGCCTTCGGCGGCGTGCTGATCGCCAACGACGGCTTTGGCGACGTGACGACCCGCGAGTCCGCCCAGGAGATCCTCGACAAGGACCTGGCCGACGCGGTCGCCATCGGCCGCCTGTTCATCGCCAACCCGGACCTGCCGGAGCGCTGGGCGACCGGCGCCGAGCTGAACGAGCCGAACCCCGACACGTTCTACGGCGGCGGCGCCGAGGGCTACACGGACTACCCGTTCCTCACCCGCTGA
- a CDS encoding wax ester/triacylglycerol synthase family O-acyltransferase: MSERLRPRDLAFLATESPTTPMHNATLEIFDPGESAFDYQRLVELIGDRIAFVPRYRQRLQAVPGRLANPVWVDDPDFDLAYHVRRSALPRPGSLDQLRELTARIISRPLDRHRPLWEVYFVEGLAGGRVAVLSKSHQILVDGVRTVDLGQVLLDDSPEPKTLGHDEWRARSRPTPASLVTDALAESVQDPFTVLNTVRSNIGTALRTAEQTLNRVGTVAGALSNRRPVPESPVNGVLSQQRRFVTVETDLKDYQRIRRVHGGTVNDVILATVTGALRGWLMARTESLGGMKKLKAMVPMSVIDDELEATSLGTQIAGHEVNLPIGEPSAVVRLHQVSYGFHGHGKSGRAVGAQRLAGIAGFAPTTFHALGSRVAAQELRRGFHLSVTNVPGPQFPLYAAGARMLESYPVHPLLPGHALAIGVTSYDGRVFWGITADRDLLPDADVLGQCVLEALDELVDSASPARQRAPRGRKKASTSKGKK, translated from the coding sequence ATGAGCGAGCGGCTGCGTCCGCGCGACCTGGCCTTCCTGGCCACGGAGTCGCCCACGACGCCGATGCACAACGCCACCCTCGAGATATTCGACCCGGGCGAGAGCGCGTTCGACTACCAGCGGCTGGTCGAGCTCATCGGCGACCGGATCGCGTTCGTGCCGCGCTACCGGCAGCGGCTTCAGGCGGTGCCCGGCCGGCTGGCCAACCCGGTCTGGGTCGACGACCCGGACTTCGACCTCGCCTACCACGTACGCCGCTCGGCCCTGCCGCGTCCGGGCAGTCTCGACCAGCTGCGTGAGCTGACGGCGCGGATCATCTCGCGCCCGCTCGACCGGCACCGGCCGCTGTGGGAGGTCTACTTCGTCGAGGGGCTCGCCGGCGGACGGGTCGCGGTGCTCTCGAAGTCCCACCAGATCCTTGTCGACGGCGTGCGAACCGTCGACCTCGGACAGGTGCTGCTCGATGACTCTCCCGAGCCGAAGACGCTGGGCCACGACGAGTGGCGGGCCCGCTCGCGGCCCACCCCCGCTTCGCTGGTGACCGACGCGCTGGCCGAGTCGGTGCAGGACCCGTTCACCGTGCTCAACACCGTGCGCAGCAACATCGGCACCGCCCTGCGCACCGCGGAGCAGACGCTCAACCGCGTCGGGACCGTCGCCGGCGCCCTGTCCAACCGGAGGCCGGTGCCGGAGTCGCCGGTCAACGGCGTCCTGTCGCAGCAGCGCCGGTTCGTCACGGTCGAGACCGACCTCAAGGACTACCAGCGCATCCGGCGCGTGCACGGGGGCACCGTCAACGACGTCATCCTGGCCACCGTCACCGGCGCGCTGCGAGGCTGGCTGATGGCCCGCACCGAGTCGCTGGGCGGCATGAAGAAGCTCAAGGCGATGGTGCCGATGTCAGTGATCGACGACGAGCTCGAGGCCACCTCGCTCGGCACCCAGATCGCCGGCCACGAGGTGAACCTGCCGATCGGTGAGCCCAGCGCCGTCGTCCGCCTGCACCAGGTCAGCTACGGCTTCCACGGACACGGCAAGTCAGGCCGTGCCGTCGGCGCGCAGCGGCTGGCCGGCATCGCCGGCTTCGCGCCCACGACGTTCCACGCACTCGGCTCCCGGGTCGCCGCGCAGGAGCTGCGCCGGGGCTTCCACCTCTCGGTCACCAATGTGCCCGGCCCTCAGTTCCCTCTGTACGCCGCGGGCGCACGGATGCTCGAGAGCTACCCCGTCCACCCGCTCCTCCCGGGTCACGCGCTGGCGATCGGCGTGACGTCGTACGACGGGCGGGTGTTCTGGGGCATCACCGCCGACCGCGACCTGCTGCCCGACGCCGACGTGCTCGGGCAGTGCGTCCTCGAGGCGCTCGACGAGCTGGTCGACTCCGCGAGCCCCGCCCGGCAGCGCGCCCCGCGAGGTCGCAAGAAGGCATCGACGTCGAAGGGCAAGAAGTGA
- the pruA gene encoding L-glutamate gamma-semialdehyde dehydrogenase, translated as MDAVTTPPAPINEPNLTYAPGSPERDALVVELEKLERKQHTLRAHINGRKRNGGGAEIKVVQPHDHQHVLGTMKNSTTKDAEAAVKAAKDAALPWQRMPFDDKCAILLKAADLLAGPWRQRINAATMLGQSKTAYQAEIDAACELIDFWRFNVHYAKQIHHDQPIANSPGIWNRTDHRPLEGFVYAITPFNFTAIAGNLPTAPALMGNTVIWKPSPTQQLAASLTMELLEEAGMPPGVINMLPGDGLDVSKVALTHRDLAGVHFTGSTPTFHHLWKTIGANIDQYRTYPRIVGETGGKDFIVAHPSADPDVVRVAMIRGAFEFQGQKCSAASRAYVAKSVWDKLEDQFLADVENLTMGDVTDLSNFMGAVIDDRAFAKHKKALARVARNKHLSVVAGGQTDDSVGYFVRPTVVVSTDPTDQVFSDEYFGPILAVHVYDDSKFEQVVAQMESFAPYALTGAIIAQDRAAIAWAGRELRFAAGNFYINDKPTGAVVGQQPFGGGRASGTNDKAGAAINLLRWTSPRSIKETFVPPKDYRYPHMG; from the coding sequence ATGGACGCAGTGACTACCCCGCCGGCTCCCATCAACGAGCCGAACCTCACCTATGCACCGGGCAGCCCCGAACGGGACGCCCTGGTGGTGGAGCTCGAGAAGCTGGAGCGCAAGCAGCACACGCTGCGCGCCCACATCAACGGCCGCAAGCGCAACGGCGGCGGTGCCGAGATCAAGGTCGTGCAGCCGCACGACCACCAGCACGTGCTCGGCACGATGAAGAACTCCACGACCAAGGACGCCGAGGCCGCCGTGAAGGCCGCCAAGGATGCCGCGCTGCCGTGGCAGCGGATGCCGTTCGACGACAAGTGCGCGATCCTGCTCAAGGCCGCCGACCTGCTGGCCGGTCCGTGGCGCCAGCGCATCAACGCCGCGACCATGCTCGGGCAGTCGAAGACGGCCTACCAGGCCGAGATCGACGCCGCATGCGAGCTGATCGACTTCTGGCGCTTCAACGTGCACTACGCCAAGCAGATCCACCACGACCAGCCGATCGCCAACAGCCCCGGCATCTGGAACCGCACCGACCACCGCCCGCTCGAGGGCTTCGTCTACGCGATCACGCCGTTCAACTTCACCGCGATCGCCGGCAACCTGCCGACCGCTCCGGCACTGATGGGCAACACCGTCATCTGGAAGCCGTCGCCGACCCAGCAGCTCGCTGCCAGCCTCACGATGGAGCTCCTCGAGGAGGCCGGCATGCCGCCCGGCGTCATCAACATGCTCCCCGGCGACGGACTCGACGTCTCGAAGGTTGCCCTGACGCACCGCGACCTGGCGGGCGTGCACTTCACGGGATCGACGCCGACCTTCCACCACCTCTGGAAGACGATCGGCGCCAACATCGACCAGTACCGCACCTACCCGCGCATCGTCGGCGAGACCGGTGGCAAGGACTTCATCGTCGCCCACCCCAGCGCCGACCCCGACGTCGTACGCGTCGCGATGATCCGTGGCGCCTTCGAGTTCCAGGGCCAGAAGTGCTCGGCCGCTTCTCGTGCGTACGTCGCGAAGTCGGTGTGGGACAAGCTCGAGGACCAGTTCCTGGCCGACGTCGAGAACCTCACCATGGGTGACGTCACCGACCTGTCGAACTTCATGGGCGCCGTGATCGACGACCGCGCGTTCGCCAAGCACAAGAAGGCGCTCGCCCGGGTGGCCCGCAACAAGCACCTCTCCGTGGTGGCCGGCGGCCAGACCGACGACTCGGTGGGCTACTTCGTCCGGCCGACCGTGGTCGTCTCGACCGACCCGACCGACCAGGTGTTCTCCGACGAGTACTTCGGCCCGATCCTGGCCGTGCACGTCTACGACGACAGCAAGTTCGAGCAGGTCGTGGCGCAGATGGAGAGCTTCGCGCCGTACGCCCTGACCGGCGCGATCATCGCCCAGGACCGTGCGGCGATCGCCTGGGCCGGTCGTGAGCTGCGCTTCGCCGCCGGCAACTTCTACATCAACGACAAGCCGACCGGTGCCGTCGTCGGGCAGCAGCCCTTCGGCGGCGGTCGTGCGTCCGGCACCAATGACAAGGCCGGCGCCGCGATCAACCTGCTGCGCTGGACCAGCCCGCGGTCGATCAAGGAGACGTTCGTCCCGCCGAAGGACTACCGCTACCCGCACATGGGCTGA